AAGACCTCGAAGGAATGTTTCTGGAGGGCCACCAGGTAGTCGAAGGGATTGACATCCCCCAGGCTGCAGGTGTGGATCAGGCTCATGAACATATCACCGATGAACGCGCCGTGTTCGGTCTTGTAGAAGAGCGAGTTTTTCCTGTGGAGGATGGCCTTTTTCAGGGTCTGCTCACAGAGGTTGTTGTCCAGGGGCGCTCCGGGGACTCTCAGAAACAGAGTCAGAGGATCCCAGTGCTTGAGCATATAGGCGATGGCCTTTCCCAATCCGGAGTTCGGCTCCGTCTTCTTTTGATGGAGCTGTTCAGAAAGACACTGTTTAAGATTCTTCATCACCGGTGCGCTTTCCCGCTGATGGAAGAGGAGCCGCTCCTGGGGTGAGAGGTTCTGCTCTTTGGCTGTTTCATCATTTTTGTAAACCAACGCGATCTGGTCAATGACATGAGCCGTCTCTTCAGGAAAGTTTGCCGCCACGTCCACGAAGTTCCGCCGCCCGTGGACCAGGCAGTTGGCCAGGAGGGTCTCGAACTCCTTGGAAGCATTGCGGCTGAGGGCGTCACACATCTGAATCGGCGGGTCCAGTTCGGCTTGCCGTTGTTTGAGCAAATCCGTCATATTTTCCCCGGCGTGTTTCTGTCCCGTAAAGAACAGGGCGATCTTGCGGTCCTCTACGATTGACATCATGCCGGTGGTAAACATCCCTGTTCGAGACGATTTCTCATTGATCTCTTTTAGCAACTCCAGGATCTTCATGGGGGTATCGTCGTTATGGATGACATTGCCTTGGGCGGCCTGACGGATCAGTTCCCGATAGGCGGGGTGAGTGCCCCAGTTGGCGGCATTCTCTACTATATCCCACTGGGTTGACGCCGGCAGCGGTATCCCCATGCTTTCCTGAAGCTTCTCGATCCGGTAGAAAGGAACGCCGCTGCCATACTTCAGCATGGCAATCATGGCCCCGGCGGTTTCGTCATACTTGTCGGAACCGACGTTGTTCGGGGGCTGGGCCGTAAAGACCTCGCCGCAGAGGTTGCAGCGCAGCTTCTCCATCTCATAGATTTTGGCGGCCAGAGGGGCCCTACCCACGAACCGCACCAGGGTCCCAGCCTTCTTGACTGGATAAAGTCTCCCCCTGAGACATTCCCGGCATGGTTCGCCAGCCTTCAGATCCTGGATGGATACTTTGATCCGCTCGGCTTTTTTGTAAGCATCCGCACCGTTTCTGCCGTGACCTGGTTGCTTCTCCGGTTCAGATTCCTCTTGCGGGTTGTCGACCTCTTTCGGGTTGCTTCCGATCTTGAAGAGCTTCTCGCGCGTCTCTGTCTTGGCGCCAAAGATCACCCGCAACAGACGTTTGATCGCCGTGGCCTTCTCATCGACCGCCTGGCTGAGATAGGCGAGGGTCTCCACAATGGACTTGATGATCTCATAATCACCTTCCTGCAGGGCCCCTTTTTCCACCCGCATAAGGAAGGCCTCCACGTCCGCTGGTTTCAACTCGATCAGCTTCGGAGGCTTCATGCCCGACCTCCGCAAAGATGATCGCGGAA
The Candidatus Eisenbacteria bacterium DNA segment above includes these coding regions:
- a CDS encoding IS66 family transposase — encoded protein: MKPPKLIELKPADVEAFLMRVEKGALQEGDYEIIKSIVETLAYLSQAVDEKATAIKRLLRVIFGAKTETREKLFKIGSNPKEVDNPQEESEPEKQPGHGRNGADAYKKAERIKVSIQDLKAGEPCRECLRGRLYPVKKAGTLVRFVGRAPLAAKIYEMEKLRCNLCGEVFTAQPPNNVGSDKYDETAGAMIAMLKYGSGVPFYRIEKLQESMGIPLPASTQWDIVENAANWGTHPAYRELIRQAAQGNVIHNDDTPMKILELLKEINEKSSRTGMFTTGMMSIVEDRKIALFFTGQKHAGENMTDLLKQRQAELDPPIQMCDALSRNASKEFETLLANCLVHGRRNFVDVAANFPEETAHVIDQIALVYKNDETAKEQNLSPQERLLFHQRESAPVMKNLKQCLSEQLHQKKTEPNSGLGKAIAYMLKHWDPLTLFLRVPGAPLDNNLCEQTLKKAILHRKNSLFYKTEHGAFIGDMFMSLIHTCSLGDVNPFDYLVALQKHSFEVFKNPRNWMPWNYQGSLPVNDS